A genomic segment from Tistrella mobilis encodes:
- a CDS encoding methyl-accepting chemotaxis protein, which translates to MQNLSTGAKLGILIIAALIGVAATIYLSLTTLRETLYTDRQAKLEALVEVGVSIVSDEIARAEAAGGDRAAAIEAGLALLQPVRYDGEEYLSAIDMTGVMRMNGKFPNIVGRNMIDAKDSNGVAYVQDAIKIATTTGQGAFAYLWPRQKGGDPEPKLSFIQRVPGTDVGVITGVYTDDIEAAFQAQALRLGGIAAAAALVLGLLALLVFRSTVPPLKAVTRGLERLAQGERSIDLKGAGRRDEIGAIVRAFGVVREGLAAADELTRQREAEQAARLQRSHRVDELTGRFDDDARQSLSVVLDAARAMERAAAELTEAADQAGRQADTMVGAANQADANVQTIAAAAEELSTSTEDIARRVTQAADIAARATEEARRTTEIVRGLSDTGDRIGEVVVLIDAIADQTNLLALNATIEAARAGDAGKGFAVVASEVKNLASQTGRATEDISRQIGAVQEETRRAVTAIDGIAKIISSISEIAGDIAAAVQEQGAGTLSIARSTQAAAQATEAVTGSIAAVGTAANQTGATAGTVRDAAGRLNRQADDLKQVVDRFLGDIRAA; encoded by the coding sequence ATGCAGAATTTGTCGACGGGTGCCAAGCTGGGCATCCTGATCATCGCTGCGCTGATCGGCGTAGCGGCCACGATCTATCTTTCCCTCACCACCCTGCGCGAAACCCTTTACACCGACCGTCAGGCCAAGCTGGAAGCCCTGGTCGAGGTGGGTGTGTCCATCGTCTCCGACGAGATCGCCCGTGCCGAGGCGGCCGGCGGCGACCGGGCGGCGGCCATCGAAGCCGGGCTCGCCCTGCTGCAGCCGGTGCGCTATGACGGCGAGGAATATCTTTCGGCGATCGACATGACCGGCGTGATGCGGATGAACGGCAAGTTCCCGAACATCGTCGGCCGCAACATGATCGACGCCAAGGACAGCAACGGCGTCGCCTATGTGCAGGACGCCATCAAGATTGCGACCACCACCGGACAGGGCGCCTTCGCCTATTTGTGGCCGCGTCAGAAAGGTGGCGACCCCGAGCCCAAACTGTCCTTCATCCAGCGCGTGCCCGGCACGGATGTCGGTGTGATCACCGGCGTCTATACCGACGACATCGAGGCGGCCTTCCAGGCCCAGGCGCTGCGCCTGGGCGGTATCGCCGCCGCGGCGGCGCTTGTGCTGGGCCTGCTGGCCCTGCTGGTGTTCCGCTCCACCGTGCCGCCGCTGAAGGCCGTGACGCGGGGGCTGGAGCGTCTGGCCCAGGGCGAACGGAGCATCGATCTGAAGGGGGCCGGGCGGCGCGACGAGATCGGCGCGATCGTCCGGGCCTTCGGCGTGGTCCGCGAGGGGCTGGCCGCCGCCGACGAGCTGACCCGCCAGCGCGAGGCCGAACAGGCGGCCCGGCTGCAGCGGAGCCACCGGGTCGACGAACTGACCGGCCGTTTCGACGACGATGCCCGCCAGTCCCTGTCGGTGGTGCTGGATGCGGCCCGCGCCATGGAACGGGCCGCCGCCGAACTGACCGAGGCCGCAGACCAGGCCGGCCGCCAGGCCGACACCATGGTCGGCGCCGCCAACCAGGCCGATGCCAATGTCCAGACCATCGCCGCGGCGGCGGAAGAGCTGTCGACCTCTACCGAAGACATCGCCCGCCGGGTGACCCAGGCCGCCGACATCGCCGCACGGGCCACCGAAGAGGCGCGGCGCACCACCGAAATCGTGCGCGGCCTGTCGGATACCGGCGACCGGATCGGCGAGGTGGTGGTGCTGATCGATGCCATTGCCGACCAGACCAATCTTCTGGCGCTGAACGCCACCATCGAGGCGGCGCGGGCGGGTGATGCCGGCAAGGGCTTCGCGGTCGTCGCCTCGGAAGTGAAGAACCTGGCAAGCCAGACCGGCCGCGCCACCGAAGACATCTCGCGCCAGATCGGCGCCGTACAGGAAGAAACCCGCCGGGCCGTCACCGCCATCGACGGCATTGCGAAGATCATCAGCTCGATCAGCGAGATTGCCGGCGACATCGCCGCCGCGGTGCAGGAACAGGGCGCCGGAACCCTGTCCATCGCTCGCAGCACCCAGGCCGCCGCCCAGGCGACGGAAGCGGTGACCGGCAGCATCGCCGCGGTCGGCACCGCCGCGAACCAGACGGGTGCCACGGCCGGCACGGTGCGGGATGCCGCCGGGCGGCTCAATCGTCAGGCCGATGATCTGAAGCAGGTGGTCGATCGCTTCCTCGGCGATATTCGCGCGGCGTGA
- a CDS encoding branched-chain amino acid ABC transporter permease: MSVNTVPAARSTRGQKAAGLTMIGVAIAILVGLAAPHVIYPVFLMKALCFALFASGFNLLLGYVGLLSFGHAAYFGFAAYICGHVVKVWGLSPEIGILLGTLTGAALGFVIGGLAIRRQGIYFAMVTLAFAQMVFFLALQAPFTGGEDGIQGIPRGMLFGLISLHDDMTMYYVVFVIFVLGLLFIHRVIHSPFGQTLKAIRENEQRAISLGYDVNRYKLLAFVLSSAIAGLAGSTKALVFQIATLTDVHWHASGEVVLMTLLGGVGTVFGPTVGAFLVTGIQNYFAQVGAWVTIIQGGIFVACVLLFRRGIVGEYLAFMERRRSRKS; this comes from the coding sequence ATGAGCGTCAATACCGTTCCCGCTGCCCGCAGCACCCGCGGCCAGAAGGCCGCCGGCCTCACCATGATCGGCGTCGCAATCGCGATCCTGGTCGGCCTCGCGGCCCCGCATGTCATCTACCCCGTCTTCCTGATGAAGGCGCTGTGCTTCGCGCTCTTCGCCTCGGGCTTCAACCTGCTGCTGGGCTATGTCGGCCTGCTCAGCTTCGGCCATGCCGCCTATTTCGGCTTCGCCGCCTATATCTGCGGCCATGTGGTCAAGGTCTGGGGGCTGTCGCCGGAAATCGGCATCCTGCTCGGCACGCTGACCGGTGCGGCGCTGGGCTTCGTCATCGGCGGGCTCGCCATCCGGCGCCAGGGCATCTACTTCGCCATGGTGACGCTGGCCTTCGCGCAGATGGTCTTCTTCCTGGCGCTTCAGGCACCGTTCACCGGCGGTGAAGACGGCATCCAGGGCATCCCGCGCGGCATGCTGTTCGGCCTGATCAGCCTGCATGACGACATGACCATGTACTACGTCGTCTTCGTGATCTTCGTGCTCGGCCTGCTGTTCATCCATCGCGTGATCCACTCGCCCTTCGGCCAGACCTTGAAGGCGATCCGCGAAAACGAGCAGCGCGCGATCTCGCTCGGCTACGACGTCAACCGCTACAAGCTGCTGGCCTTCGTGCTGTCCTCGGCCATTGCCGGCCTTGCCGGCTCGACCAAGGCGCTGGTCTTCCAGATCGCCACGCTCACCGACGTGCACTGGCACGCCTCGGGCGAGGTGGTGCTGATGACCCTGCTCGGCGGCGTCGGCACCGTCTTCGGCCCCACCGTCGGCGCCTTCCTGGTTACCGGCATCCAGAACTATTTCGCGCAGGTCGGTGCCTGGGTGACGATCATCCAGGGCGGGATCTTCGTGGCCTGCGTGCTGCTGTTCCGCCGCGGCATCGTCGGCGAATACCTGGCCTTCATGGAACGGCGTCGCAGCCGCAAATCCTGA
- a CDS encoding branched-chain amino acid ABC transporter permease, producing MMELIGIPPQVLFGQLLLGLINGAFYAMLSLGLALIFGLLNIINFSHGAQYMMGAFVAWLVLQYAGIGYWAALIISPIIVGLFGVVLERLLIRRLYNLDHLYGLLLTFGLALMIEGFFRQLYGISGQPYAIPAALQGGTNLGFMFLPTYRAWILIASLAVCIATWAIIEKTRLGAYLRAATENPTMVQAFGINVPLLITLTYGFGVALAAFAGVMAAPAYQVSPLMGSNLIIIVFAVVVIGGMGSIMGAVVTGFGLGLLEGLTKVFYPEASSTVIFVVMAIVLLIKPAGLFGKAA from the coding sequence ATGATGGAATTGATCGGCATTCCGCCGCAGGTCCTCTTCGGCCAGCTGCTTCTCGGGCTGATCAACGGCGCCTTCTACGCCATGCTCAGCCTGGGCCTGGCCCTTATCTTCGGCCTGCTCAACATCATCAACTTCTCCCACGGCGCCCAGTACATGATGGGCGCATTCGTGGCGTGGCTGGTGCTGCAGTACGCCGGGATCGGGTACTGGGCCGCCCTGATCATCTCCCCCATCATCGTCGGTTTGTTCGGCGTGGTGCTTGAACGGTTGTTGATCCGCCGGCTCTACAACCTCGATCATCTTTACGGGCTGTTGCTCACCTTCGGCCTCGCATTGATGATCGAGGGCTTCTTCCGCCAGCTCTACGGCATCTCGGGTCAGCCCTATGCCATCCCGGCGGCGCTGCAGGGCGGCACCAATCTGGGCTTCATGTTCCTGCCCACCTATCGGGCCTGGATCCTGATCGCCTCGCTTGCCGTCTGCATCGCGACCTGGGCGATCATCGAAAAGACCCGGCTCGGCGCCTATCTGCGCGCCGCGACCGAGAACCCGACCATGGTGCAGGCTTTCGGCATCAACGTGCCGCTGCTGATCACCCTCACCTACGGCTTCGGCGTGGCGCTGGCCGCCTTCGCCGGCGTCATGGCCGCCCCGGCCTACCAGGTCAGCCCGCTGATGGGCTCCAACCTCATCATCATCGTGTTCGCGGTGGTGGTCATCGGCGGCATGGGCTCGATCATGGGTGCGGTGGTGACCGGCTTCGGCCTGGGCCTGCTCGAAGGCCTGACCAAGGTCTTCTACCCCGAAGCCTCCAGCACCGTGATCTTCGTGGTCATGGCCATCGTGCTCCTCATCAAGCCTGCGGGCCTGTTCGGAAAGGCGGCGTGA
- a CDS encoding ABC transporter substrate-binding protein yields MTFKLTLAAVTAAVVAAFSAGAAEAQITDNVVRIGVLNDQSGIYTDLSGPGGVDAARMAIEDFGDTVAGAKIELVSADHQNKPDIGSNIANQWYDRDGVDAIFDVPTSSVALAVQNIAKEKGKVMIDHGAATSDLTGKACSPTGIHWTYDTYALANGTGRALVEQGAKKWYFITADYAFGHALERDTSNAVTAAGGEVVGTVRSPFPSTDFSSFLLQAQGSGADVIGLANAGGDTVNSIKQAAEFGITQGGQKLASLLVFLSDVHSLGLEVSQGLVLTTGFYWDLNDETRAFAKRFGERNGGKMPTMVQAGIYSSVMHYLKAVEATKSDDGKTVVDQMKKTPVNDFFAKGGTIREDGRMVHDMYLMQIKSPAESKGPYDYYKLLATIPGDQAFRPMDKGECPLVAK; encoded by the coding sequence ATGACGTTTAAGTTGACCCTCGCAGCCGTGACCGCCGCCGTCGTCGCCGCCTTCTCGGCCGGCGCGGCTGAGGCCCAGATCACCGACAATGTGGTGCGCATCGGCGTGCTGAACGACCAGTCGGGCATCTATACCGACCTGTCGGGCCCCGGCGGCGTGGATGCGGCCCGGATGGCGATCGAGGATTTCGGCGACACCGTCGCCGGCGCCAAGATCGAGCTGGTCTCGGCCGATCACCAGAACAAGCCCGATATCGGCTCCAACATCGCGAACCAGTGGTATGACCGCGATGGCGTCGATGCGATCTTCGACGTGCCCACCTCGTCCGTGGCCCTGGCGGTGCAGAACATCGCCAAGGAAAAGGGCAAGGTGATGATCGACCACGGTGCGGCCACCTCGGACCTCACCGGCAAGGCCTGCTCGCCGACCGGCATCCACTGGACCTACGACACCTATGCGCTCGCCAACGGCACCGGCCGCGCGCTGGTCGAACAGGGCGCCAAGAAGTGGTACTTCATCACCGCCGACTATGCCTTCGGCCACGCGCTGGAGCGTGACACCTCCAACGCCGTCACCGCCGCGGGCGGCGAAGTCGTGGGCACCGTGCGCTCGCCCTTCCCGTCGACCGACTTCTCGTCCTTCCTGCTCCAGGCTCAGGGCTCGGGCGCGGACGTGATCGGCCTGGCCAATGCCGGCGGCGACACCGTCAACTCGATCAAGCAGGCGGCCGAATTCGGCATCACCCAGGGCGGCCAGAAGCTGGCCTCGCTGCTGGTCTTCCTGTCCGACGTGCACTCGCTCGGCCTTGAAGTCTCGCAGGGCCTGGTGCTCACCACCGGCTTCTACTGGGATCTGAACGACGAGACCCGCGCCTTCGCCAAGCGGTTCGGCGAGCGCAATGGCGGCAAGATGCCGACCATGGTCCAGGCCGGCATCTATTCCTCGGTCATGCACTATCTGAAGGCGGTCGAAGCGACCAAGTCGGATGATGGCAAGACCGTGGTCGACCAGATGAAGAAGACCCCGGTCAACGACTTCTTCGCCAAGGGCGGCACCATCCGCGAGGACGGCCGCATGGTCCACGACATGTATCTGATGCAGATCAAGTCGCCGGCGGAGTCGAAGGGCCCCTACGACTATTACAAGCTGCTCGCCACCATCCCGGGCGACCAGGCCTTCCGTCCGATGGACAAGGGCGAATGCCCGCTGGTCGCGAAGTGA
- a CDS encoding ABC transporter ATP-binding protein, giving the protein MAEPARKMAATSAAPLLTVRDLNAWYGESHVLHGINVDVNPGEVVTLLGRNGAGKTTTLKCIMGIVRSRKGSITFEGRETIGMSSNQIARAGIAFCPEERAIFSSLDVIENLMLPPVIKQGGMSVEEVFGLFPRLKERGSSQGTKLSGGEQQMLAIARILRTGANLLLLDEPTEGLAPVIVQQIGEIIRALKAKGFTIVLVEQNFHFASTVADRHYVVEEGHVVDMLTADDIATSQDKLKQYLGV; this is encoded by the coding sequence ATGGCTGAGCCCGCCCGCAAGATGGCCGCCACGTCGGCCGCCCCCCTTCTCACCGTCCGCGATCTCAACGCCTGGTACGGCGAGAGCCACGTGCTGCACGGCATCAATGTCGACGTCAATCCGGGCGAGGTGGTCACCCTGCTCGGCCGCAACGGCGCCGGCAAGACCACGACGCTCAAATGCATCATGGGCATCGTGCGCAGCCGCAAGGGCAGCATCACCTTCGAGGGCCGCGAGACCATCGGCATGTCCTCGAACCAGATCGCCCGCGCCGGCATCGCTTTCTGCCCGGAAGAGCGCGCGATCTTCTCCAGCCTCGACGTGATCGAGAACCTGATGCTGCCGCCGGTGATCAAACAGGGCGGCATGTCGGTGGAGGAGGTCTTCGGCCTGTTCCCGCGCCTGAAAGAGCGCGGCAGCAGCCAGGGCACCAAGCTTTCGGGTGGTGAGCAGCAGATGCTCGCCATCGCCCGCATCCTGCGCACCGGCGCCAATCTGCTGCTGCTCGACGAGCCGACCGAAGGTCTGGCGCCGGTCATCGTGCAGCAGATCGGCGAGATCATCCGCGCCCTGAAGGCGAAAGGCTTCACCATCGTTCTGGTGGAGCAGAACTTTCATTTCGCCTCGACGGTTGCGGATCGGCATTATGTGGTCGAGGAAGGTCATGTGGTCGACATGCTGACCGCTGACGACATCGCGACCAGCCAGGACAAGCTCAAGCAGTATCTCGGCGTCTGA
- a CDS encoding ABC transporter ATP-binding protein, translating to MAQDIIIETKGLTKEFKGFTAVSNVDLQVRRGTIHALIGPNGAGKTTCFNLITKFLIPTSGQILYDGQDITSEQPAAIARRGMVRSFQISAVFPHLTVRENVRIALQHKLGNSFHFWRSDRVLTGLHDRADELLSDVGLEGYGEAITAELPYGRKRALEIATTLALEPKVLLLDEPMAGMAHEDVGRIAELIKRVAKGRTVLMVEHNLKVVANLSDTITVLQRGAILAQGTYAEVSENPEVVQAYMGTGHG from the coding sequence ATGGCTCAGGACATCATCATCGAGACGAAGGGACTGACCAAGGAGTTCAAGGGCTTCACGGCGGTCAGCAATGTCGACCTTCAGGTGCGGCGCGGAACCATCCACGCCCTGATCGGTCCGAACGGGGCAGGTAAGACCACCTGCTTCAACCTGATCACCAAGTTCCTGATCCCCACCTCGGGTCAGATTCTCTATGACGGCCAGGATATCACCAGCGAGCAGCCGGCCGCGATCGCGCGCCGGGGCATGGTGCGGTCGTTCCAGATTTCCGCCGTCTTCCCGCATCTGACGGTGCGCGAGAATGTGCGGATCGCCCTGCAGCACAAACTCGGCAACTCCTTCCATTTCTGGCGCTCCGACCGGGTGCTGACCGGCCTGCACGATCGTGCGGACGAGCTGCTGTCGGATGTCGGCCTGGAAGGCTATGGCGAGGCCATCACCGCCGAGCTGCCCTACGGCCGCAAGCGTGCGCTCGAAATCGCGACCACGCTGGCGCTGGAGCCCAAGGTTCTGCTGCTGGACGAGCCGATGGCGGGCATGGCGCACGAAGACGTCGGCCGCATCGCCGAGCTGATCAAGCGCGTGGCCAAGGGCCGGACGGTGCTGATGGTCGAGCACAACCTCAAGGTCGTGGCGAACCTGTCGGACACGATCACCGTGCTTCAGCGCGGTGCGATCCTGGCCCAGGGCACCTATGCCGAGGTGTCCGAGAACCCCGAAGTCGTCCAGGCCTATATGGGAACCGGTCATGGCTGA
- a CDS encoding fumarylacetoacetate hydrolase family protein, producing the protein MKLLTFVPGAGAFETAPGETRRIGALMADGGRVIDLTTAATARMGADAGFAASMLALIDAGADGLGRAAELLAEAERGGAAADAVVALDAISFRSPLPRPRQMRDCLVFETHLIQAMEGGRRLLAGLKGTTPEALGLPPVTVPQVWYEQPIYYKANRFSVIGHEQPVRWPSHSKLMDYELELGIVLAKGGRDIPAETAHDHIFGYTIFNDMTARDTQFTEMQGSLGPAKGKDFDTGNIIGPWIVTADEMTDPYALGMRVRVNGELRGEGSSASMQHRFDRILAHISRDETLHAGEFIGSGTVGNGCGIETGQLLDPGDVVELEIDGIGRLRNRITPPRV; encoded by the coding sequence ATGAAACTGCTCACCTTCGTGCCCGGCGCCGGCGCCTTTGAAACCGCACCGGGCGAGACCCGCCGCATCGGCGCGCTGATGGCCGATGGCGGTCGCGTGATCGACCTCACCACCGCAGCCACCGCCCGCATGGGCGCCGATGCCGGCTTCGCCGCCTCGATGCTCGCCCTGATCGATGCCGGCGCCGACGGGCTCGGCCGCGCGGCCGAGCTGCTCGCCGAAGCCGAACGCGGCGGCGCGGCGGCGGACGCGGTGGTCGCGCTCGACGCGATCTCGTTCCGCAGCCCCCTGCCCCGGCCGCGCCAGATGCGCGACTGCCTGGTCTTTGAAACCCATCTGATCCAGGCCATGGAAGGCGGCCGTCGCCTGCTGGCCGGGCTGAAGGGCACCACGCCCGAGGCGCTGGGCCTGCCGCCCGTCACCGTGCCGCAGGTCTGGTACGAACAGCCGATCTATTACAAGGCGAACCGGTTCAGCGTCATCGGCCATGAACAGCCGGTGCGCTGGCCAAGCCATTCGAAGCTGATGGATTACGAACTCGAACTGGGGATCGTGCTCGCCAAAGGCGGCCGCGACATCCCGGCAGAGACCGCGCATGACCACATCTTCGGCTATACGATCTTCAACGACATGACCGCCCGCGACACCCAGTTCACCGAAATGCAGGGCAGTCTGGGGCCGGCGAAGGGCAAGGATTTCGACACCGGCAACATCATCGGTCCCTGGATCGTGACCGCCGACGAGATGACCGATCCCTACGCCCTCGGCATGCGGGTGCGCGTCAATGGCGAGCTGCGGGGCGAGGGCTCCAGCGCCTCCATGCAGCACCGGTTCGACCGGATTCTCGCCCATATTTCGCGGGATGAGACCCTGCATGCCGGTGAATTCATCGGCTCGGGCACGGTCGGCAATGGCTGCGGCATCGAAACCGGCCAACTCCTTGATCCGGGTGACGTCGTCGAACTGGAAATCGACGGCATCGGGCGGCTCCGGAACCGCATCACACCACCTCGGGTTTGA
- a CDS encoding cyclase family protein, protein MARRFVDLSIMLENGVRSDPPGFEPKITYMNHEQTPAQITAFFPGLKPEDLPDGEGWAVEQVNLITHNGTHLDAPYHFASTMNKGERAITIDEVPLDWCFRPGVKLDFRHLPDGHVVTAAEVEAELARIGHTLQPFDIVMVNTRAGSRYGQDDYVDAGCGMGREATLYLLERGVRVTGTDAWSWDAPFTHTREKYLETGDAGLIWEGHRAGRDIGYCHLEKLHNLESVPATGFTVACFPVKIRGASAGWTRAVAIFED, encoded by the coding sequence ATGGCCCGCCGCTTCGTCGATCTGTCGATCATGCTGGAGAACGGGGTCCGCTCGGATCCGCCCGGCTTCGAGCCCAAGATCACTTATATGAACCACGAGCAGACGCCGGCGCAGATCACCGCCTTCTTTCCCGGGCTGAAGCCCGAGGATCTGCCCGACGGCGAGGGCTGGGCGGTGGAGCAGGTGAACCTGATCACCCATAACGGCACGCATCTGGATGCGCCCTATCACTTCGCCTCGACGATGAACAAGGGCGAGCGGGCGATCACCATCGACGAGGTGCCGCTGGACTGGTGCTTCCGCCCGGGCGTGAAGCTGGATTTCCGCCATCTGCCCGACGGCCATGTCGTCACCGCCGCCGAGGTCGAGGCCGAACTGGCCCGCATCGGCCACACGCTTCAGCCCTTCGACATCGTGATGGTCAACACCCGCGCCGGCAGCCGCTACGGCCAGGACGACTATGTCGATGCCGGTTGCGGCATGGGCCGCGAGGCGACGCTCTACCTGCTGGAGCGCGGCGTGCGGGTCACCGGCACCGATGCCTGGAGCTGGGACGCCCCCTTCACCCATACCCGCGAGAAATATCTGGAAACCGGTGATGCCGGGCTGATCTGGGAAGGCCATCGCGCCGGCCGCGACATCGGCTACTGCCATCTGGAGAAGCTGCACAACCTGGAATCCGTGCCGGCCACCGGCTTCACCGTCGCCTGCTTCCCGGTGAAGATCCGCGGCGCCTCGGCAGGCTGGACCCGGGCGGTGGCGATCTTCGAGGACTGA
- a CDS encoding FCD domain-containing protein — protein sequence MADTLPDLPEDALLPDGARAATLSLEALERIRQDIVAGALKPDTKLHLGSMRARYGVGLSPLREALSRLAADGLVSFSGQRGFRVAPVSRADLVDITRSRQIIEGAALRLAIACGGDDWEAEIVTSHHLLRRATERHLGAGDDAGWAAWEERHRAFHAALVSACPLNALKGFRALLYDKAERYRRLMLAGPFRAEEVSAEHDLLRDAVLARDPDRAVGVLEEHIAITADLLDAELVRMEASGS from the coding sequence ATGGCCGATACCCTGCCCGACCTGCCGGAGGATGCCCTGCTGCCCGACGGTGCGCGTGCCGCGACCCTGTCGCTGGAGGCGCTGGAACGCATCCGTCAGGACATCGTGGCAGGCGCCCTGAAGCCCGACACCAAGCTGCATCTGGGCAGCATGCGTGCCCGCTATGGCGTGGGGTTGAGCCCGCTGCGCGAGGCGCTGTCGCGGCTGGCGGCCGACGGGCTGGTCTCGTTCTCGGGTCAGCGCGGCTTTCGGGTGGCGCCGGTCAGCCGGGCGGATCTCGTCGACATCACCCGCTCGCGGCAGATCATCGAGGGTGCGGCACTGCGGCTCGCCATCGCCTGCGGCGGCGACGACTGGGAGGCGGAGATCGTCACCAGCCACCATCTGCTGCGCCGGGCGACCGAGCGCCATCTGGGGGCGGGCGACGATGCCGGCTGGGCTGCCTGGGAAGAGCGGCACCGCGCCTTCCATGCGGCCCTCGTCTCCGCCTGTCCGCTCAATGCGCTCAAGGGCTTCCGGGCGTTGCTTTACGACAAGGCCGAACGCTATCGGCGGCTGATGCTTGCCGGCCCCTTCCGGGCGGAAGAGGTGTCGGCCGAACACGACCTGTTGAGGGATGCGGTGCTCGCCCGCGATCCCGATCGGGCGGTCGGGGTGCTGGAAGAACACATCGCCATCACCGCCGACCTGCTCGATGCCGAACTTGTGCGCATGGAGGCATCGGGCAGCTGA
- a CDS encoding C4-dicarboxylate TRAP transporter substrate-binding protein: MTMTAPARGLRRGLTAALAAMGLGALVLPVAPATAAETIPITVTAGHPPAFLWVKTLSETFIPGVNKRLKDGGDQYRIEWTEAYGGTVAKIGSELEAIEEGISDMGFVGTLFEAAKMPLHNVTYMVPFTTDNLFLVTQTVTAVSKRVPEMDQEWSRYGQIPLAGASLDSYHLFTNFPVKSIDDLKGRKIAAPGPAANWLKGTGAVAVAGNLQTYYNDIKTGVYEGTLTFATAAAAAKLHEVAPYITKVNIGAQFAGAISINADVWADLPQPVKDAMTAEAAIYADTFAKAQVARVNASFKTMQDGGATITELSPAERKRWADALPNVSKEWADELEGKGVPAKAVVQGYLDGLRAAGVQLPRNWDRE; the protein is encoded by the coding sequence ATGACCATGACCGCTCCGGCCCGCGGCCTTCGCCGTGGCCTGACGGCAGCGCTGGCTGCCATGGGGCTTGGCGCCCTGGTGCTGCCGGTGGCACCGGCCACCGCCGCCGAAACCATCCCGATCACGGTGACGGCCGGCCACCCGCCGGCCTTCCTCTGGGTCAAGACCCTGAGCGAGACCTTCATCCCCGGCGTCAACAAGCGCCTGAAGGATGGCGGCGATCAGTATCGCATCGAGTGGACCGAGGCCTATGGCGGCACGGTCGCCAAGATCGGCAGCGAGCTTGAGGCGATCGAAGAGGGCATCTCGGATATGGGCTTCGTCGGCACGCTGTTCGAAGCTGCCAAGATGCCCCTGCACAACGTCACCTATATGGTGCCGTTCACCACCGACAACCTGTTCCTGGTGACCCAGACCGTTACGGCCGTGTCGAAGCGCGTGCCCGAGATGGACCAGGAATGGAGCCGCTACGGCCAGATTCCGCTCGCCGGTGCCTCGCTCGACAGCTATCACCTGTTCACCAACTTCCCGGTCAAGTCGATCGACGATCTGAAGGGCCGCAAGATCGCCGCCCCCGGCCCGGCGGCGAACTGGCTGAAGGGCACCGGCGCGGTCGCCGTCGCCGGCAATCTGCAGACCTATTACAACGACATCAAGACCGGGGTGTACGAGGGCACGCTGACCTTCGCGACCGCCGCTGCGGCTGCCAAGCTGCACGAGGTGGCGCCCTATATCACCAAGGTCAATATCGGCGCCCAGTTCGCCGGTGCGATCAGCATCAATGCCGATGTCTGGGCCGATCTGCCCCAGCCGGTGAAGGATGCCATGACCGCCGAGGCGGCGATCTATGCCGACACCTTCGCCAAGGCCCAGGTCGCGCGGGTGAACGCCTCGTTCAAGACCATGCAGGATGGTGGTGCCACCATCACCGAACTCTCGCCGGCCGAGCGCAAGCGCTGGGCGGATGCCCTGCCCAACGTCTCGAAGGAATGGGCCGACGAACTTGAGGGCAAGGGCGTTCCGGCAAAGGCGGTGGTCCAGGGCTATCTGGATGGTCTGCGTGCGGCCGGCGTTCAGCTGCCGCGCAACTGGGACCGCGAGTGA
- a CDS encoding TRAP transporter small permease subunit: MAGPGMSGPGRVETPAAAPRTGPLGRVAALASAVGTAWILVMMVLVNADVLGRAAFAAPLRGVPEFVGLSIVGIVFLQAGHALASGRFTRSDALLDRLAAARPRAAAALDVVHHLAGAAFFAILAWALWPRLLRAIEAGDYVGAAGDFTLPVWPIRALMIAGSVLVIGLYLILAAAAARRAAGGRS; the protein is encoded by the coding sequence ATGGCAGGACCCGGCATGAGCGGGCCGGGGCGGGTGGAGACGCCCGCCGCGGCGCCGCGCACCGGGCCGCTCGGCCGGGTCGCGGCCCTTGCCAGCGCCGTCGGCACCGCCTGGATCCTGGTGATGATGGTGCTGGTCAATGCCGACGTCCTGGGCCGTGCGGCCTTTGCCGCACCGCTCAGGGGCGTGCCCGAATTCGTCGGGCTCTCCATCGTCGGCATCGTCTTTCTCCAGGCGGGCCACGCGCTCGCCTCGGGGCGCTTCACCCGGTCCGATGCGCTGCTCGACCGGCTGGCGGCGGCCCGGCCGCGAGCGGCGGCGGCGCTGGATGTCGTTCATCATCTGGCGGGCGCCGCCTTCTTCGCCATCCTCGCCTGGGCGCTCTGGCCCCGGCTGCTGCGGGCGATCGAAGCCGGCGACTATGTCGGCGCTGCGGGGGACTTCACCCTGCCGGTCTGGCCGATCCGGGCGCTGATGATCGCCGGTTCCGTGCTGGTGATCGGCCTCTACCTGATCCTCGCGGCCGCGGCCGCACGCCGTGCCGCAGGGGGGCGGTCATGA